From Grus americana isolate bGruAme1 chromosome 22, bGruAme1.mat, whole genome shotgun sequence, the proteins below share one genomic window:
- the PPP1R1B gene encoding protein phosphatase 1 regulatory subunit 1B isoform X2, translating to MDPKDRKKIQFSVPAPPSQLDPRAVEMIRRRRPTPAMLFQLSEHSSPEDESLPYQRTSGEGCLLKPKRTNPCAYTPPSLKAVQRIVQSHLESGLAGGDSSDGEADDGEHELARACDPDSALEPAPGSQARAERSFFPAGPKAHKRRGGQKVSFAGGIEERDEDLKSLTVSEIPEDPEGPEGDEEEAGREQEDGGTGERRHVGFAEVPSRPIGTERHSPTFPLGTS from the exons ATGGACCCCAAGGACCGCAAGAAGATCCAGTTCTCGGTGCCGGCACCCCCCAGTCAGCTGGACCCCCGCGCCGTTGAGATG ATCCGCCGGCGGAGGCCCACGCCAGCCATGCTCTTCCAGCTCTCCGAGCACTCCTCCCCAG AGGACGAGTCCCTGCCCTACCAG CGCACCTCAGGCGAGGGCTGCCTGCTTAAACCAAAGAGGACCAACCCGTGTGCCTACACACCGCCCTCGCTCAAAG CGGTGCAGCGCATCGTGCAGTCCCACctggagagtggcctggccggGGGTGACAGCTCTGACGGGGAGGCTGATGACGGGGAGCACGAGCTGGCCCGTGCCTGCGACCCCGACAGTGCCCTCGAGCCtg CCCCGGGGAGCCAGGCCAGAGCCGAGCGGAGCTTCTTCCCCGCCGGCCCCAAGGCGCACAAGCGGAGAG GCGGGCAGAAGGTGTCCTTCGCCGGCGGCATCGAGGAGCGCGACGAGGACCTGAAGTCGCTGACGGTGTCCGAGATCCCCGAGGACCCCGAGGGACCGGAGGGTGACGAGGAGGAAGCGGGTCGGGAGCAGGAGGACGGCGGCACCGGGG AGCGGCGACACGTCGGTTTCGCGGAGGTGCCGTCGCGTCCCATCGGCACCGAGCGCCACTCGCCCACCTTCCCGCTGGGCACCAGTTAG
- the NEUROD2 gene encoding neurogenic differentiation factor 2 has protein sequence MLTRLFSEPSLVPEVPKFAGWAEECEEDARSEKEERAGKGCSLPEEPPEGSLGESKEEGELGGDEEEEEEEEEGLEEAEGERPKKRGPKKRKMTKARLERSKLRRQKANARERNRMHDLNAALDNLRKVVPCYSKTQKLSKIETLRLAKNYIWALSEILRSGKRPDLVSYVQTLCKGLSQPTTNLVAGCLQLNSRNFLTEQGQEGGRFHGPNASFAVHPYPYPCSRLAAAQCPPAAGPGSHGLRTHSYCASAYESLYGNASPDYNSSEYDGGLSPPLCINGNFSLKQDSSSPDHEKSYHYSMHYSALPGSRPAGHNLVFGSAGMRGGVHSENIFPYDMHLPHERGPMYEELNAFFHN, from the coding sequence ATGTTGACGCGACTTTTCAGCGAGCCCAGCCTGGTCCCCGAAGTACCGAAATTCGCCGGTTGGGCCGAGGAGTGCGAGGAGGATGCCCGCAGCGAGAAGGAGGAGCgggcggggaagggctgctcccTCCCCGAGGAGCCGCCCGAGGGTTCGCTGGGGGAGagcaaggaggaaggggagctAGGAggggacgaggaggaggaggaggaggaggaggaaggcttgGAGGAGGCGGAGGGCGAGCGGCCCAAGAAGCGCGGCCCCAAGAAGCGCAAGATGACCAAGGCGCGGCTGGAGCGCTCCAAGCTGCGGCGGCAGAAAGCGAACGCCCGGGAGCGCAACCGCATGCACGACCTGAACGCGGCCCTGGACAACCTGCGGAAGGTGGTTCCCTGCTActccaaaacccaaaagctcTCCAAAATCGAGACCCTTCGTTTGGCCAAGAACTACATCTGGGCTCTCTCCGAGATCCTGCGCTCGGGCAAACGGCCCGACCTGGTTTCCTACGTGCAGACTCTGTGCAAGGGGCTGTCGCAACCCACCACCAACCTGGTGGccggctgcctgcagctcaACTCCCGCAATTTCCTAACGGAGCAGGGTCAGGAGGGTGGCCGTTTCCACGGCCCCAACGCCTCCTTCGCCGTGCACCCCTACCCCTACCCCTGCTCGCGGCTGGCCGCGGCGCAgtgcccgcccgccgccggtcCCGGTTCCCACGGGCTGAGGACACACAGCTACTGCGCCTCCGCCTACGAGAGCCTCTACGGCAACGCGTCCCCCGACTACAACAGCTCGGAATACGACGGTGGGCTCAGCCCCCCGCTCTGCATCAACGGCAACTTCTCCCTCAAGCAGGACTCTTCTTCTCCCGATCACGAGAAAAGCTACCACTACTCTATGCACTACTCGGCGCTGCCCGGCTCCCGGCCCGCCGGCCACAACCTGGTCTTCGGTTCGGCGGGGATGCGCGGGGGGGTCCACTCCGAGAACATCTTCCCCTACGACATGCACCTCCCGCACGAGCGGGGCCCCATGTACGAGGAGCTCAACGCCTTCTTCCACaactga
- the PPP1R1B gene encoding protein phosphatase 1 regulatory subunit 1B isoform X1 yields MGTGMPEPRGCGDVGTGLLKPRGHGDRIARAWGMWGHGDKSARATGTWGWSCRSPGVQRRMPPFPAALGDGVGARGVGGHTQTQAGSCRCCLDMLSAHPGLSGARGDHHVPPPGSVSVPRRGHAEGSQTPGRSADAAVAGSGGAPVPYVPSSAPGSSPPAREAPGSQARAERSFFPAGPKAHKRRGGQKVSFAGGIEERDEDLKSLTVSEIPEDPEGPEGDEEEAGREQEDGGTGERRHVGFAEVPSRPIGTERHSPTFPLGTS; encoded by the exons atggggacagggatgccGGAGCCCAGGGGATGCGGGGATGTGGGGACGGGGCTGCTGAAGCCGAGGGGACACGGAGACAGGATTGCCAGAGCctgggggatgtggggacacggggacaaGTCTGCCAGAGccacggggacatggggatggagcTGCCGGAGCCCAGGGGTGCAGAGACGGATGCCACCattccctgcagcccttggggatggggtgggtgcccggggtgtggggggacacacacaaacacaggctggCAGCTGCCGGTGCTGCCTGGACATGCTGTCCGCTCACCCCGGGCTGAGCGGGGCCCGCGGGGACCACCACGTCCCCCCACCGGGCAGCGTCTCCGTTCCCCGCCGGGGCCACGCTGAGGGCAGCCAGACCCCCGGCCGCTCAGCTGATGCGGCGGTTGCCGGCTCCGGCGGTGCCCCGGTGCCGTACGTGCCTTCCTCTGCCCCCGGCTCATCGCCGCCCGCCCGAGAAGCCCCGGGGAGCCAGGCCAGAGCCGAGCGGAGCTTCTTCCCCGCCGGCCCCAAGGCGCACAAGCGGAGAG GCGGGCAGAAGGTGTCCTTCGCCGGCGGCATCGAGGAGCGCGACGAGGACCTGAAGTCGCTGACGGTGTCCGAGATCCCCGAGGACCCCGAGGGACCGGAGGGTGACGAGGAGGAAGCGGGTCGGGAGCAGGAGGACGGCGGCACCGGGG AGCGGCGACACGTCGGTTTCGCGGAGGTGCCGTCGCGTCCCATCGGCACCGAGCGCCACTCGCCCACCTTCCCGCTGGGCACCAGTTAG